One region of Sandaracinaceae bacterium genomic DNA includes:
- a CDS encoding DTW domain-containing protein yields the protein MTHETPETPTAEHRETCFRCFKPRSTCVCGLITAVPNRVGVSVLQHPRERAHPLGTARFVELGLSNSEVIVAFTGDRDLHVPMQLPEGTGLLYPSPDATDLEQATPAERPRHLLVLDGTWSQARALYRQNPWLAGMPHFQLSPEAPSRYRIRREPRPEFVSTLESVLLALRILEPETEGFEGLLSAFDSLVDTQIEHHARAKGAGEPKRQKRVRRERLYRGVPRWLAEDAERLVGLYAEAVPPATAGPSKPGPLLQLVAMRFATGERFEAMIRPAAGLPGDAELATIGLTRADFDDALPGEQLAHALDGFLRPGDVGLAWNRSTPSLMHDATGIAHRMRLLKPVLRELGPLDEHGSLQSLDVLASLARTELGEADQALDTEGLRGRAAGRLANLLQVARATRLRGLKAPTLE from the coding sequence ATGACCCACGAGACGCCCGAGACCCCGACCGCCGAGCACCGCGAGACGTGCTTCCGCTGCTTCAAGCCACGCTCCACGTGCGTGTGCGGGCTGATCACGGCCGTTCCCAACCGGGTGGGGGTGTCCGTGCTGCAGCACCCGCGTGAGCGCGCCCACCCGCTCGGCACGGCCCGCTTCGTGGAGCTGGGCCTCTCGAACTCCGAGGTCATCGTGGCCTTCACGGGGGACCGCGACCTGCACGTGCCCATGCAGCTGCCGGAGGGCACGGGGCTGCTGTACCCGAGCCCGGACGCCACCGACCTCGAGCAGGCCACGCCGGCCGAGCGGCCGCGGCACCTGTTGGTGCTGGACGGGACCTGGAGCCAGGCGCGCGCGCTCTACCGGCAGAACCCGTGGCTGGCTGGCATGCCGCACTTTCAGCTGTCGCCCGAGGCGCCCAGCCGCTACCGCATTCGGCGCGAGCCGCGCCCCGAGTTCGTGTCCACGCTGGAGTCCGTGCTGCTGGCGCTGCGCATCCTGGAGCCCGAGACGGAGGGCTTCGAGGGGCTGCTGAGCGCGTTCGACTCGCTGGTGGACACCCAGATCGAGCACCACGCCAGGGCGAAGGGCGCGGGGGAGCCCAAGCGGCAGAAGCGCGTGCGGCGCGAGCGCCTGTATCGCGGCGTGCCGCGCTGGCTGGCGGAGGACGCCGAGCGGCTGGTGGGGCTGTATGCCGAGGCGGTGCCGCCCGCCACCGCGGGGCCTTCGAAGCCCGGCCCACTGCTGCAGCTGGTGGCCATGCGCTTCGCCACGGGTGAGCGCTTCGAGGCCATGATCCGCCCCGCCGCCGGCCTGCCGGGAGACGCCGAGCTGGCCACCATCGGGCTCACGCGCGCGGACTTCGATGACGCGCTGCCCGGAGAGCAGCTGGCCCATGCCCTCGACGGTTTCCTACGGCCGGGCGACGTGGGCCTCGCGTGGAACCGCAGCACCCCCAGCCTCATGCACGACGCCACGGGCATCGCCCACCGCATGCGGTTGCTCAAGCCGGTGCTGCGCGAGCTGGGCCCGCTGGACGAGCACGGGTCGCTCCAGTCGCTGGACGTGCTGGCCAGCCTGGCGCGCACCGAGCTGGGCGAGGCGGACCAGGCGCTGGACACAGAGGGCCTGCGCGGACGCGCGGCTGGGCGCCTCGCGAACCTGCTGCAGGTGGCCCGCGCCACGCGCCTGCGTGGGCTGAAGGCCCCGACGCTCGAGTAG
- a CDS encoding glutathione S-transferase family protein, with protein MAIKLYAHPFSNNSMRAQLYLEEKGLPYEYVTVDLFKGEHRQPPYLAINPRGQVPCIVDDGITVFESVAIVQYLEHRYPEPPLIPRDPVAMAKCIRLIAEFNQKLDPTNIFGSVKFRGMRRAELGERLEKLMAECRTWEGYLDDQPFFAGDEYSIADIIVLPFFGMAIDGLGLPERDFPRLHRWYERCKQRPNVAKQPWFQAFAAEKANVDQHVLAG; from the coding sequence GTGGCCATCAAGCTCTACGCTCACCCCTTCTCCAACAACTCGATGCGCGCCCAGCTCTACCTCGAGGAGAAAGGCCTCCCGTACGAGTACGTCACGGTAGACCTCTTCAAGGGCGAGCACCGCCAGCCGCCTTACCTGGCCATCAACCCGCGCGGCCAGGTGCCGTGCATCGTGGACGACGGCATCACCGTGTTCGAGAGCGTGGCCATCGTGCAGTACCTCGAGCACCGCTACCCCGAGCCGCCGCTCATCCCGCGCGACCCGGTGGCCATGGCCAAGTGCATTCGGTTGATCGCCGAGTTCAACCAGAAGCTGGACCCCACCAACATCTTCGGGTCCGTGAAGTTCCGCGGCATGCGGCGCGCCGAGCTGGGCGAACGCCTCGAGAAGCTCATGGCCGAGTGCCGCACGTGGGAGGGCTATCTGGACGACCAGCCCTTCTTCGCGGGGGACGAGTACTCCATCGCCGACATCATCGTGTTGCCCTTCTTCGGCATGGCCATCGATGGGCTGGGGTTGCCGGAGCGCGACTTCCCTCGCCTGCATCGGTGGTACGAGCGCTGCAAGCAGCGGCCCAACGTGGCGAAGCAGCCGTGGTTCCAGGCGTTCGCGGCCGAGAAGGCGAACGTGGACCAGCACGTGCTGGCGGGCTGA